In a genomic window of Vigna angularis cultivar LongXiaoDou No.4 chromosome 6, ASM1680809v1, whole genome shotgun sequence:
- the LOC108341513 gene encoding agamous-like MADS-box protein AGL80, whose protein sequence is MARKKVDLTFITKTSKRKATFKKRKNGLIKKIGEISILCGIQACAIIYTPDEPEQPEVWPSEEGVESAITRFRSVSELEQSKKMFCQESFLRQRIVKVQEQLKKVRNENRKKEINHLISQYITVGNNLETANIIDLNDISFLADQCLEDITKKIAARKAQMGTQVPENNGGETVTRHGEQARVNHVQVQGPYTDVDAMQNLNWSADIINAAAPNEMLSLDDVNVQSGWLNQYIP, encoded by the exons ATGGCTAGAAAGAAGGTCGACCTTACTTTCATAACCAAAACCTCAAAGAGGAAGGCTACCttcaagaaaaggaaaaatg GTTTGATCAAAAAGATCGGTGAAATCAGCATCCTCTGTGGGATTCAAGCCTGTGCTATAATCTACACACCAGATGAACCTGAACAGCCAGAGGTTTGGCCCTCTGAGGAGGGAGTTGAAAGTGCTATCACCAGGTTCAGGAGTGTTTCTGAACTGGAGCAAAGCAAGAAAATGTTCTGTCAGGAAAGCTTCTTGAGGCAAAGGATCGTCAAGGTCCAAGAACAGTTGAAGAAAGTGAGGAATGAGAATAGGAAGAAAGAGATTAACCATCTCATTTCTCAATACATCACTGTTGGGAACAACCTTGAGACTGCCAACATCATTGATCTCAATGATATCTCATTCTTGGCTGATCAATGCTTGGAGGACATCACAAAGAAAATCGCTGCTCGCAAAGCCCAGATGGGAACACAAGTTCCTGAAAATAATGGTGGAGAAACTGTGACTCGCCATGGAGAACAAGCACGGGTGAATCATGTCCAAGTCCAAGGGCCTTACACTGATGTTGATGCCATGCAGAATCTGAACTGGTCTGCTGATATCATCAATGCTGCTGCTCCCAATGAGATGTTATCATTGGATGATGTTAATGTCCAAAGTGGTTGGCTTAACCAATACATCCCTTGA